A section of the Neorhizobium galegae bv. orientalis str. HAMBI 540 genome encodes:
- a CDS encoding response regulator, translated as MDTESELLKTACERINDLAEPAFIKDSALSYVAVNAAYARLFGMHSSEFAGNTSRGLAGALDDADRKEKECRAIVFGTDETALCFDRSGIVRHEIHIERFLTEDDHTYLFGTFAAVPGVDAISDPKNVAPRAVVPSSSAQASAAQANAAKPIAPFSPFNNALLDDALDMLEMGIGIYDKHNVLLYCNSQLINHFASISIDIQPGITLNDILGFAYDRRQRVSPASFGSDVPNKDAWIAERMKPFDLPYSESIDQLSDGRWLRSINKRLENGLLIAIRHDVTDFKEQEMLLRTHVSETDLFRAVLEDLPVPVFVRNSDRQLTYANAAYEAMLGKPRSHFLGKTETEMFPDAADRFRIENDQVMTGEDIEKSEDITFPDGSVVPVITHLRRVTTNDGAHNLVGSRMDVSRIKEAQNKAEKIGKDLQTILHTMPVGVAILDEQFLFEYANPAFYSFWDAGEQFDLPRRSYRDFLKVNFDHGIYSGSTHSFEEIYRERIAALTDGQERPPIEVKSRTGLVIVISGTQLSGGKILLSYMDITAVRKREQEIQEARAALETHGALMRDATSAMSQGLLILHDGEIIFSNDALPAMLDMPAELVGAGGLWRDLFRYCVERGDLGTSEEAAVTLQAWEDNVAAGKPVFAAFRVEGRKWIQVEAKLTGSDHWLAVFTDVTEMKSREEELTRLLQRAEAADRAKSEFLANMSHEIRTPMNGVLGMAELLAKSNLDTRQKTFIDIIVKSGNALLTIINDILDFSKIDAGQMTLRKAPFDPVEAIEDVATLLSSSAAEKDIELIVRGDVSIRETVMGDAGRFRQIITNLVGNAVKFTEKGHVFIDLRSEAKSPGEMMLSIRIEDTGLGIPEEKLKSVFEKFSQVDTSSTRRHEGTGLGLAITAGLTELFGGYIDVTSEIGRGSVFTVHLPFQVVSERNVLTALPINTSGARILVVDDNAVNRRILTEQLTMWGFDTVAADGGAEGLAILSEAARIGVTVDAIVLDYHMPEMNGLDFAKQLRRDPRFDGTGVVFLTSMDMAGDDSMFAALNIQAHLMKPARANLLRSTIIDVVRSIRTKRRAVEADQAAGRFQTTVLPVAPVAAPKLVALTPVIAEQPVVPVSTPPMQAAPTLDVLVAEDNEVNQIVFTQILQTTGWLFQIVKNGAEAVEAWKKHDPAVIIMDVSMPVMNGHQATQKIRELEQETGTHTPIIGVTAHALESDRELCFQVGMDDYLSKPISPEALETKVRNWLGGAIVSSVSN; from the coding sequence GTGGACACGGAAAGCGAACTCTTGAAAACGGCGTGCGAGCGGATCAACGATCTTGCCGAACCCGCGTTCATCAAGGACAGCGCCCTTAGCTACGTGGCGGTGAATGCTGCCTATGCACGCCTTTTCGGCATGCATTCGAGCGAATTCGCCGGCAATACCAGCCGCGGCCTTGCAGGCGCGCTGGACGATGCCGACCGCAAGGAAAAGGAATGCCGGGCGATCGTTTTCGGCACCGACGAGACGGCGCTCTGTTTCGACCGCTCCGGCATCGTCCGCCATGAAATCCATATCGAGCGTTTCCTGACGGAAGACGACCATACCTATCTGTTCGGCACGTTTGCGGCGGTCCCGGGCGTTGACGCCATTTCCGACCCGAAGAACGTCGCACCACGCGCCGTTGTCCCGTCCTCCAGTGCCCAGGCCAGTGCTGCCCAGGCCAATGCTGCAAAGCCCATCGCGCCGTTTTCGCCTTTCAACAATGCGCTTCTCGACGATGCCCTCGACATGCTCGAAATGGGTATCGGCATCTATGACAAGCACAACGTTCTGCTCTACTGCAATTCCCAGCTCATCAATCATTTTGCATCGATCTCGATCGATATCCAGCCAGGGATCACGCTCAACGATATTCTCGGATTTGCCTATGATCGCCGCCAGCGCGTGTCGCCGGCGAGTTTCGGTTCCGATGTGCCAAACAAGGACGCCTGGATCGCCGAGCGGATGAAACCTTTCGATCTTCCCTATTCCGAAAGCATCGACCAGCTTTCCGACGGACGCTGGCTGCGGAGCATCAACAAGCGTCTCGAAAACGGCCTGCTGATCGCCATCCGTCACGACGTGACCGATTTCAAGGAGCAGGAAATGCTCCTGCGCACCCATGTCTCGGAGACGGACCTGTTTCGCGCCGTCCTCGAAGACTTGCCGGTGCCCGTGTTCGTGCGCAACAGCGACCGCCAGCTCACCTATGCCAATGCCGCCTATGAGGCGATGCTCGGCAAGCCGAGAAGCCATTTCCTCGGCAAGACCGAAACGGAAATGTTCCCCGACGCGGCCGATCGCTTCCGGATTGAAAACGACCAGGTAATGACAGGCGAGGACATCGAGAAATCGGAGGATATTACCTTTCCCGACGGATCGGTTGTCCCGGTCATCACGCATCTGCGCCGGGTGACCACCAATGACGGCGCGCACAACCTCGTCGGTTCGCGCATGGACGTCTCCCGCATCAAGGAGGCGCAGAACAAGGCGGAGAAGATTGGCAAGGATCTGCAGACGATCCTGCACACCATGCCCGTCGGCGTGGCGATCCTCGACGAGCAGTTCCTGTTCGAATACGCCAATCCGGCCTTCTATTCCTTCTGGGATGCCGGAGAGCAGTTCGATCTGCCCCGCCGTTCCTATCGGGATTTCCTCAAGGTCAATTTCGACCACGGCATCTATAGCGGCTCGACGCACAGCTTCGAGGAAATCTACCGGGAGCGCATTGCCGCCTTGACCGATGGCCAGGAGCGGCCGCCTATCGAGGTGAAGAGCCGAACCGGTCTGGTGATCGTCATTTCCGGCACTCAGCTTTCCGGCGGAAAGATCCTGCTGAGCTACATGGACATCACGGCTGTCCGCAAGCGCGAGCAGGAGATCCAGGAGGCCCGTGCGGCGCTCGAAACCCACGGCGCGCTGATGCGCGACGCGACGAGCGCCATGTCGCAAGGGCTGCTCATCCTGCATGACGGCGAGATCATCTTCTCCAACGATGCGCTGCCGGCCATGCTTGACATGCCGGCCGAGTTGGTGGGCGCCGGGGGTCTATGGCGCGATCTCTTCCGCTATTGCGTCGAACGCGGCGATCTCGGCACGTCCGAGGAAGCGGCGGTGACGCTCCAGGCCTGGGAAGACAATGTCGCAGCCGGCAAGCCGGTGTTTGCCGCCTTCCGCGTCGAGGGCCGCAAGTGGATCCAGGTCGAGGCGAAGCTGACCGGCAGCGACCATTGGCTGGCTGTCTTCACCGACGTCACGGAGATGAAGAGCCGCGAGGAGGAGCTGACCCGCCTCCTGCAGCGCGCCGAGGCCGCCGACCGGGCGAAGTCGGAATTCCTCGCCAATATGAGCCACGAGATCCGCACCCCGATGAACGGCGTGCTCGGCATGGCCGAACTGCTGGCCAAGTCCAATCTCGACACCCGCCAGAAGACCTTCATCGACATCATCGTCAAGTCGGGCAATGCGCTCCTGACGATCATCAACGACATCCTCGACTTCTCCAAGATCGACGCCGGCCAGATGACGCTGCGCAAGGCGCCGTTCGACCCGGTCGAGGCGATCGAGGACGTGGCGACGCTTTTGTCCTCGTCCGCTGCCGAGAAGGATATCGAACTCATCGTGCGCGGCGACGTCTCGATCCGCGAGACGGTGATGGGCGACGCGGGGCGTTTCCGCCAGATCATCACCAACCTGGTCGGCAATGCGGTGAAATTCACCGAAAAGGGGCATGTCTTCATCGATCTGAGATCGGAGGCGAAGAGCCCCGGCGAGATGATGCTGTCGATCCGCATCGAGGACACCGGGCTCGGCATTCCGGAAGAGAAACTGAAATCGGTGTTCGAGAAATTCTCACAGGTCGACACGTCCTCGACGCGCCGCCACGAAGGCACCGGCCTGGGGTTGGCGATTACCGCCGGCCTCACCGAACTGTTCGGCGGCTATATCGACGTGACGAGCGAAATCGGTCGCGGCTCCGTCTTCACTGTGCACCTGCCGTTCCAGGTGGTCAGCGAACGCAACGTCCTGACGGCCTTGCCGATCAACACCAGCGGCGCACGCATACTCGTCGTCGACGATAATGCCGTCAACCGCCGCATCCTCACCGAACAGCTCACCATGTGGGGGTTCGACACGGTCGCAGCCGACGGCGGCGCCGAGGGGCTGGCGATCCTCAGCGAGGCCGCCCGCATCGGCGTCACTGTCGATGCGATCGTGCTCGACTACCACATGCCGGAGATGAACGGCCTGGATTTCGCCAAGCAGCTCAGGCGCGATCCGCGCTTCGACGGAACCGGCGTGGTTTTCCTGACCTCGATGGACATGGCCGGCGACGACAGCATGTTCGCCGCCCTCAACATCCAGGCGCATCTGATGAAGCCGGCACGCGCCAACCTGCTGCGCAGCACGATCATCGACGTCGTCCGCTCGATCCGCACCAAGCGCCGGGCAGTCGAAGCGGACCAAGCGGCTGGTAGGTTTCAAACGACGGTGCTGCCCGTCGCGCCGGTTGCCGCGCCTAAGTTGGTTGCTTTGACGCCCGTGATTGCCGAACAGCCGGTGGTCCCAGTCTCCACGCCGCCCATGCAGGCGGCGCCGACGCTCGACGTGCTGGTCGCCGAGGACAACGAGGTCAACCAGATCGTCTTTACCCAGATCCTGCAGACCACCGGCTGGCTGTTCCAGATCGTCAAGAACGGTGCGGAAGCGGTCGAAGCGTGGAAAAAGCACGATCCGGCGGTCATCATCATGGACGTCTCGATGCCGGTCATGAACGGCCATCAGGCGACCCAGAAAATCCGCGAGCTCGAACAGGAGACCGGCACCCATACGCCGATCATCGGCGTCACGGCGCATGCGCTCGAAAGCGACCGCGAACTCTGCTTCCAGGTCGGTATGGACGACTACCTTTCCAAGCCGATCAGCCCGGAGGCTCTGGAAACCAAGGTTCGCAACTGGCTTGGCGGTGCGATCGTGAGCTCGGTGTCGAACTGA
- a CDS encoding DEAD/DEAH box helicase: protein MTNFHELGLSKQTVATLFALGYETPTPIQAQAIPQLLEGRDMIGLAQTGTGKTAAFGLPIIEMLAKDPKRPDNRTTRTLILAPTRELVNQIAASLKSYVRGTPMKINAVVGGASINKQQMQLEKGTDILVATPGRLLDLIARRAIGLTAVRYLVLDEADQMLDLGFIHDLRKISKMVPNKRQTLLFSATMPKAIADLASDFLKDPVQVSVTPPGKAADKVEQFVHFVVGKNDKTDLLKKSLEENPTGRAMVFLRTKHGAEKLSKHLEHIGFKVASIHGNKSQGQRERALKAFRDNEIRVLVATDVAARGIDIPGVTHVFNYDLPEVPDAYVHRIGRTARAGRDGIAIAFCAPDEARLLRDIERLMNIEITTASGERPEGGRQPRGGAGNNNRGGAANRGRGGNGNGQARGNGEGRPERRERPARKPFFAAEGAEGGDRPQRPARANGDRPHGDRPQRDNRRNDDFRGQRRGEDAPRPEVDNDLSTTSDFRPVKKQFGPQNGEGRPARTEPRKEHRKGGNGAPNPHAAHGAHEPAAQRNNRGPRVEAARPATGGNGGPVKFGNDNRSGQQGRTRRPA, encoded by the coding sequence TTGACGAATTTCCACGAGCTTGGTCTGTCCAAGCAGACCGTAGCCACTCTTTTTGCGCTCGGTTACGAAACGCCGACCCCGATCCAGGCCCAGGCGATCCCCCAGCTTCTCGAAGGCCGCGACATGATCGGTCTTGCCCAGACCGGCACCGGCAAGACCGCTGCATTCGGTCTTCCGATCATCGAAATGCTTGCCAAGGACCCGAAGCGTCCTGACAACCGCACCACCCGTACGCTCATCCTCGCTCCGACCCGCGAACTGGTCAACCAGATCGCCGCCAGCCTGAAGAGCTACGTGCGCGGTACGCCGATGAAGATCAACGCCGTTGTCGGCGGCGCCTCGATCAACAAGCAGCAGATGCAGCTCGAGAAGGGCACCGACATTCTCGTCGCCACCCCGGGCCGCCTGCTCGACCTGATCGCCCGCCGTGCCATCGGCCTGACTGCCGTGCGTTACCTCGTTCTCGACGAAGCCGACCAGATGCTCGATCTCGGCTTCATCCACGATCTGCGCAAGATTTCCAAGATGGTGCCGAACAAGCGCCAGACCCTGCTCTTCTCGGCCACCATGCCGAAGGCGATCGCCGATCTTGCCTCCGACTTCCTCAAGGATCCGGTCCAGGTTTCGGTCACGCCTCCGGGCAAGGCTGCCGACAAGGTCGAACAGTTCGTCCACTTCGTGGTCGGCAAGAACGACAAGACGGACCTTCTGAAGAAGTCGCTCGAAGAAAACCCGACCGGCCGCGCCATGGTCTTCCTGCGCACCAAGCACGGCGCCGAAAAGCTCTCCAAGCATCTCGAGCATATCGGCTTCAAGGTTGCCTCGATCCACGGCAACAAGAGCCAGGGCCAGCGCGAACGCGCCCTCAAGGCCTTCCGTGACAACGAGATCCGTGTTCTCGTCGCCACCGACGTTGCCGCCCGCGGCATCGACATCCCTGGCGTCACCCACGTCTTCAACTACGACCTGCCGGAAGTACCGGACGCCTACGTTCACCGCATCGGCCGTACCGCGCGTGCCGGCCGTGACGGCATTGCGATCGCCTTCTGCGCTCCCGACGAAGCCCGTCTGTTGCGCGACATCGAGCGCCTGATGAACATCGAGATCACCACCGCATCCGGCGAACGCCCAGAAGGCGGCCGCCAGCCACGCGGCGGTGCCGGCAACAATAATCGTGGCGGCGCGGCCAATCGCGGCCGTGGCGGCAACGGCAACGGCCAGGCACGCGGCAACGGCGAAGGCCGTCCCGAGCGCCGCGAACGTCCGGCCCGCAAGCCGTTCTTCGCAGCGGAAGGCGCCGAGGGCGGTGATCGTCCCCAGCGTCCGGCCCGCGCCAATGGCGATCGTCCCCATGGTGACCGCCCGCAGCGCGACAACCGTCGCAACGACGATTTCCGTGGCCAGCGTCGCGGCGAAGACGCTCCGCGCCCGGAAGTCGACAACGACCTCTCGACCACGTCGGATTTCCGGCCCGTCAAGAAGCAGTTCGGCCCCCAGAACGGCGAAGGTCGCCCGGCTCGCACCGAGCCCCGCAAGGAACACCGCAAGGGCGGCAATGGGGCTCCGAACCCGCATGCTGCACACGGCGCCCATGAACCCGCTGCCCAGCGCAACAACCGCGGCCCGCGCGTCGAAGCCGCCCGTCCGGCCACTGGCGGCAACGGAGGCCCGGTAAAGTTCGGCAACGACAACCGCTCCGGCCAGCAGGGCCGCACACGCCGCCCGGCGTAA
- a CDS encoding SDR family oxidoreductase, with protein MLTDKVAIVTGASSGIGRAAALLFAREGAAVVANARGEAELQKLVSEIEAAGGRAVAVAGDVAEEETHRALLKAALGRFGGLDIALNNAGTVGPYKPLGEVTLEEWQHTLAMNLTSAFLGARSQISAMLERGGGSIIFTSTFVGTSVGIPGMGTYGTSKAGIMGLVKGITADYGARGIRANALLPGGTDTPMAGDAAQKEWAAGLHALKRIAQPEEIARAALFLASPMASFVAGSALYADGGNAAVK; from the coding sequence ATGCTAACCGACAAAGTTGCTATCGTTACCGGCGCATCAAGCGGCATCGGCCGGGCCGCCGCCCTTCTCTTCGCCCGGGAAGGGGCTGCCGTTGTTGCCAACGCGCGGGGCGAGGCGGAATTGCAAAAACTTGTTTCCGAGATCGAGGCGGCCGGCGGCCGCGCGGTTGCCGTGGCAGGCGATGTCGCGGAGGAGGAAACCCACCGGGCATTGCTCAAAGCCGCGCTTGGCCGGTTCGGGGGCCTCGACATCGCCCTGAACAATGCCGGCACGGTCGGCCCCTACAAGCCGCTCGGCGAGGTGACGCTGGAGGAATGGCAGCATACCCTGGCCATGAACCTCACGAGCGCCTTCCTCGGCGCCCGCTCGCAGATCTCGGCGATGCTCGAACGCGGCGGCGGATCGATCATCTTCACCTCCACCTTCGTCGGCACTAGCGTCGGCATCCCCGGCATGGGGACCTATGGCACGTCCAAGGCCGGGATAATGGGTCTGGTGAAAGGGATTACCGCCGATTACGGAGCACGCGGCATTCGCGCCAATGCGCTGCTCCCCGGCGGCACGGACACTCCGATGGCCGGAGACGCGGCACAAAAGGAATGGGCGGCCGGCCTGCATGCCCTCAAGCGGATCGCCCAGCCCGAGGAAATCGCCCGGGCCGCACTTTTCCTGGCGAGCCCGATGGCGAGCTTCGTGGCAGGGTCTGCGCTCTATGCGGATGGAGGGAACGCGGCGGTCAAGTGA
- a CDS encoding DMT family transporter, with the protein MMLDRLAPALFVLLWSTGWLVAKYAAKHADPLTFLAGRHALAAAAFFVVCLVTKAKWPKSRAQVGHAMFSGVFLHGLYLAGVWYAIAQGVPAGLSGIIAGLQPLLTAMVAPLFLGERLKPLQKVGLALGFAGILIAISPQLLDLFERGLAGLAVPVLINLVAMASVTYGTLYQKRHLQEGDLFSIATLQFVGALIVTIPLALSLENLRFDWTHEAIFAMAWSVLGLSMGAVGLLLYLIRRGQVSRAASLIYLMPPVVAIEAAILFGEPLTLPMIVGTMIVVAGVYMVNRKA; encoded by the coding sequence ATCATGCTCGACCGCCTGGCTCCGGCCCTTTTTGTCCTCCTCTGGTCCACGGGCTGGCTCGTCGCGAAATACGCGGCGAAACATGCCGATCCCCTGACCTTTTTGGCCGGACGACACGCACTTGCCGCCGCGGCGTTTTTCGTGGTCTGCCTGGTCACAAAGGCAAAATGGCCGAAGAGCCGTGCCCAGGTCGGCCATGCGATGTTCTCGGGCGTCTTCCTGCACGGACTTTATCTTGCGGGCGTCTGGTATGCGATTGCGCAGGGCGTGCCGGCCGGTCTTTCGGGCATTATCGCCGGGCTGCAGCCGCTGCTGACCGCCATGGTCGCGCCGCTTTTCCTCGGAGAGCGCCTCAAGCCCTTGCAGAAGGTCGGCCTGGCGCTTGGTTTTGCCGGCATTCTGATCGCGATCTCGCCGCAGCTTCTCGACCTCTTCGAGCGCGGGCTGGCTGGACTTGCGGTTCCGGTGCTGATCAACCTCGTCGCCATGGCGTCGGTCACATACGGCACGCTCTACCAGAAGCGGCACCTGCAGGAGGGCGACCTGTTCTCGATCGCCACGCTGCAATTCGTCGGCGCGCTGATCGTGACGATCCCGCTGGCGCTCAGCCTTGAAAACCTGCGTTTCGACTGGACGCATGAGGCGATCTTCGCCATGGCCTGGTCGGTCCTCGGCCTGTCCATGGGCGCGGTCGGCTTGCTGCTCTACCTTATCCGCCGCGGCCAGGTGTCCCGCGCCGCCTCGCTCATCTATCTGATGCCGCCGGTCGTCGCGATCGAGGCGGCGATCCTGTTCGGCGAGCCCCTGACCCTGCCGATGATCGTCGGCACGATGATCGTGGTTGCGGGCGTCTATATGGTGAACCGCAAGGCTTGA
- a CDS encoding FAD-dependent oxidoreductase: protein MIFPTRPDAASDRIAPEAGLFGQDDYVVCIVGGRREYFPGEDAMLRQAGSPALQALAIRMLEEWPAAAGAIPAQGDPSSFFSIEMHTSVPCDLGETFRVTLLGDAIHAMTPTLGRGANVAMRDAALLGHAIIAVERGEVGLALALTAYEREMAGYGFGVVRESAFIGQGLMGQDPLAA, encoded by the coding sequence GTGATTTTTCCGACCCGTCCGGACGCCGCTTCTGACAGGATCGCGCCGGAGGCAGGGCTTTTCGGCCAGGACGACTATGTCGTCTGCATTGTCGGCGGCCGCCGCGAATATTTTCCCGGCGAGGATGCGATGCTGCGACAGGCCGGCAGCCCGGCGCTTCAGGCCCTTGCGATCAGGATGCTGGAGGAGTGGCCGGCGGCTGCCGGGGCCATTCCGGCTCAGGGAGACCCTTCCTCCTTTTTCTCGATCGAGATGCATACGAGCGTTCCCTGCGATCTCGGAGAGACTTTTCGGGTGACGCTTCTCGGCGACGCCATCCATGCGATGACGCCGACGCTCGGACGTGGGGCCAATGTCGCAATGCGCGATGCGGCGCTGCTCGGACACGCAATTATTGCCGTGGAACGCGGCGAGGTCGGCCTTGCCCTGGCGCTTACTGCCTATGAGCGGGAGATGGCCGGTTACGGCTTCGGCGTGGTGCGAGAGTCGGCCTTCATCGGGCAAGGGCTGATGGGGCAGGATCCGCTTGCCGCGTGA
- a CDS encoding FAD-dependent oxidoreductase produces MSKLKVIIAGAGLGGLCLAQILRRADVEVEIFESDSGPWDRPQGYRLHIDRDGVNALREVLPANLYRLFEATAMRPLPFTTIVDTTLKELRRIPSGGHDRTPRHWLADGGPEHINVNRATLRHILLTGLQDFCRFGARMLRYETDAEGVTAVFADGSTARGDILVGADGIRSAVRRQRLPEARIMDTGVRAIYGRIPIEKARHHLPEHVLADVFTVASDDRRLPRAGAGDFSDPSGRRF; encoded by the coding sequence ATGTCTAAGCTTAAAGTTATTATTGCCGGTGCCGGTCTCGGCGGGCTTTGCCTTGCGCAAATACTGCGTCGCGCCGATGTCGAGGTGGAAATCTTCGAAAGCGATTCTGGGCCCTGGGATCGTCCTCAGGGCTATCGCCTGCATATCGACCGGGATGGGGTAAACGCCCTCAGGGAAGTCCTGCCTGCAAATCTGTACCGGCTTTTCGAAGCGACCGCGATGCGGCCGCTGCCGTTCACCACGATTGTCGATACGACACTCAAGGAATTGCGGCGGATACCGAGCGGCGGGCACGACAGGACGCCGAGGCACTGGCTTGCTGATGGTGGCCCGGAGCATATCAATGTCAATCGCGCCACCTTGCGGCATATCCTTCTGACCGGCCTGCAGGATTTCTGCCGATTCGGCGCCCGAATGCTGCGCTATGAAACGGATGCCGAAGGGGTGACCGCGGTGTTTGCCGACGGCAGCACCGCACGAGGCGACATTCTGGTGGGTGCCGACGGGATCCGCTCCGCGGTGCGCCGGCAGCGACTGCCCGAGGCGCGCATCATGGATACCGGGGTGCGCGCCATCTACGGCCGTATTCCGATCGAAAAGGCTCGCCACCACCTGCCCGAACACGTTCTTGCCGACGTCTTCACCGTCGCCTCCGACGACCGGCGTCTTCCTCGGGCTGGGGCCGGTGATTTTTCCGACCCGTCCGGACGCCGCTTCTGA
- a CDS encoding circularly permuted type 2 ATP-grasp protein, whose protein sequence is MAFDEMLTAENLPRPPYKTYHEWYASQDAAHLIRKTQDAENIFRRTGITFAVYGHADSSEKLIPFDIIPRIISAREWRKLAQGIEQRVLALNAFLDDIYHKQEIIKAGRIPRALIERNVTFLPEMIGFKPPGGVYTHIVGTDIVRTGEDQFYVLEDNARTPSGVSYMLENRETMMQMFPELFALNKVQRVEDYPRLLRQSLASLAPPGCNGRPRVAVLTPGIFNSAYYEHSFLADQMGVELVEGGDLRVIDGRVKMRTTRGYEAIDVLYRRVDDDFLDPMTFRADSALGIPGIMDVYRAGNITIANAPGTGICDDKAIYSYMPEIVEFYTGRKALLENVPTWRCSEPDSLKYVLEHIEELVIKEVHGSGGYGMLVGPTASKKERTDFAEKLAARPDNYIAQPTLALSTVPIFVNKGIAPRHVDLRPYVLVSDKVKIIPGGLTRVALKQGSLVVNSSQGGGTKDTWVLED, encoded by the coding sequence TTGGCATTTGATGAAATGTTGACTGCGGAAAACCTTCCGCGACCGCCATACAAGACCTATCACGAATGGTATGCCAGTCAGGATGCTGCACACCTGATCCGCAAAACCCAGGATGCGGAAAACATATTCAGAAGGACGGGCATCACATTCGCGGTCTATGGACACGCGGACAGTTCCGAAAAGCTCATCCCCTTCGACATCATTCCCCGCATCATCTCCGCCCGTGAATGGCGCAAGCTGGCTCAGGGCATCGAGCAGCGGGTTCTGGCGCTCAACGCCTTCCTCGACGACATCTACCACAAGCAGGAGATCATCAAGGCCGGCCGCATTCCCCGCGCGCTGATCGAGAGGAACGTCACCTTCCTCCCCGAAATGATCGGCTTCAAGCCGCCCGGCGGCGTCTACACCCACATCGTCGGCACCGATATCGTGCGTACCGGCGAGGACCAGTTCTACGTGCTGGAGGACAATGCCCGCACGCCGTCCGGGGTTTCCTACATGCTGGAAAACCGGGAAACCATGATGCAGATGTTCCCGGAACTGTTTGCGCTGAACAAGGTCCAGCGGGTCGAGGACTATCCGCGGCTGCTGCGCCAGTCGCTCGCCTCGCTTGCTCCTCCCGGCTGCAACGGCCGGCCCCGCGTCGCGGTACTGACGCCCGGCATCTTCAACTCGGCCTATTACGAACACTCGTTCCTCGCCGACCAGATGGGCGTCGAGCTCGTCGAGGGCGGCGACCTGCGCGTCATCGACGGCCGCGTCAAGATGCGCACCACACGGGGCTACGAGGCAATCGACGTCCTCTACCGCCGCGTCGACGACGACTTCCTCGATCCGATGACTTTCCGCGCCGATTCGGCGCTCGGCATTCCCGGCATCATGGACGTCTATCGCGCCGGCAACATCACCATCGCCAATGCGCCCGGCACCGGCATCTGCGACGACAAGGCGATCTATTCCTACATGCCCGAGATCGTCGAATTTTATACCGGCCGCAAGGCGCTGCTCGAAAACGTGCCTACTTGGCGCTGTTCCGAGCCTGACAGCCTCAAATACGTGCTGGAGCACATCGAAGAACTGGTCATCAAGGAAGTGCACGGGTCCGGCGGCTACGGCATGCTGGTCGGCCCGACGGCGAGCAAGAAGGAGCGCACCGACTTTGCCGAGAAGCTGGCGGCTAGGCCCGACAACTACATCGCCCAGCCGACGCTGGCGCTGTCCACCGTGCCGATCTTCGTCAACAAGGGGATTGCCCCCCGCCACGTCGACCTGCGTCCCTATGTGCTCGTTTCCGACAAGGTGAAGATCATCCCCGGCGGCTTGACCCGCGTGGCCCTGAAACAGGGGTCGCTGGTGGTCAATTCCAGCCAGGGCGGCGGCACCAAGGACACCTGGGTACTGGAAGATTGA
- a CDS encoding alpha-E domain-containing protein, with product MLGRTANGLYWMFRYIERAENIARLVDAGLRVSLTRAGSSDEDWHGVLESAGVREAYSEVHTELTAADAIDYLLRDQANPSSVMSCIEFGRNNARMVRTALTRETWEATNECWIDLKARLARKQKATDLPELIDVIKHRCGLIRGAFHGSMLRNDLYNFSRIGTFIERADNTSRILDVKYYVLLPAISQVGSKLDNYQWESILRSVSAHRSYGWVYDGEYQSANIADFLILKVQMPRSLAYCYEKITNNLDYLAQTYDERLKAHETAAAIRSTLKRGSISDIMDQGLHEFLEDFVSRNNQLSAEISDGYRFYQ from the coding sequence ATGCTCGGAAGAACTGCAAACGGCCTTTACTGGATGTTCCGCTATATCGAGCGGGCAGAAAATATCGCCCGCCTCGTCGATGCCGGCCTGCGCGTGTCGCTGACCCGCGCCGGCTCCTCCGACGAGGACTGGCACGGCGTGCTCGAAAGTGCGGGCGTGCGCGAAGCCTATTCGGAAGTGCACACCGAACTGACGGCGGCGGACGCCATCGATTACCTGCTGCGCGACCAGGCCAACCCGTCGAGCGTCATGTCCTGCATCGAGTTCGGACGCAACAACGCCCGCATGGTGCGCACGGCGCTGACCCGCGAGACCTGGGAGGCGACCAACGAATGCTGGATCGACCTCAAAGCCCGGCTTGCCCGCAAGCAGAAGGCGACCGACCTGCCCGAGCTGATCGACGTCATCAAGCACCGCTGCGGCCTGATCCGTGGCGCCTTCCACGGTTCGATGCTGAGAAACGACCTCTACAATTTCTCGCGCATCGGCACCTTCATCGAACGCGCCGATAACACCAGCCGCATCCTCGACGTGAAATATTACGTGCTGCTGCCGGCGATCAGCCAGGTCGGCTCGAAGCTCGACAACTACCAATGGGAATCGATACTGCGCTCGGTCTCCGCCCACCGTTCCTACGGCTGGGTCTATGACGGCGAATATCAGTCGGCCAACATCGCCGATTTCCTGATCCTGAAAGTCCAGATGCCACGCTCGCTGGCTTACTGCTACGAGAAGATCACCAACAATCTCGATTATCTGGCGCAAACCTATGATGAGCGGCTGAAGGCGCACGAGACGGCGGCGGCAATCCGCTCGACCCTGAAGCGCGGCTCAATTTCTGACATCATGGACCAGGGCCTGCACGAATTCCTGGAGGATTTCGTCAGCCGCAACAACCAGCTCAGCGCCGAAATCTCCGACGGCTACCGCTTTTACCAGTAA